One region of Enterobacter ludwigii genomic DNA includes:
- the speE gene encoding polyamine aminopropyltransferase has translation MADHTLWHETLHDQFGQYFAVDNVLYHEKTDHQDLIIFENAAFGRVMALDGVVQTTERDEFIYHEMMTHVPLLAHGHAKHVLIIGGGDGAMLREVSRHRSIETITMVEIDAGVVSFCRQYLPNHNAGSYDDPRFNLVIDDGVNFVNQTTQTFDVIISDCTDPIGPGASLFTSSFYEGCKRCLNPGGIFVAQNGVCFLQQDEALDSHRKLSTYFGDVSFYQAAIPTYYGGIMTFAWATDNDVLRHLSTEIIQARFHQAGLQCRYYNPAVHTAAFALPQYLQDALSTKGVS, from the coding sequence ATGGCCGACCACACGTTGTGGCATGAAACACTGCATGACCAGTTTGGTCAGTACTTTGCCGTTGATAACGTGCTCTATCATGAGAAAACCGATCACCAGGATCTGATCATCTTCGAGAATGCCGCCTTTGGCCGCGTCATGGCGCTGGACGGCGTCGTGCAAACGACCGAGCGAGATGAGTTTATCTATCATGAAATGATGACCCACGTCCCGCTGCTGGCGCACGGGCATGCGAAGCATGTCCTGATTATCGGCGGTGGCGACGGGGCTATGCTGCGCGAAGTTTCCCGCCATCGCTCTATTGAAACCATCACCATGGTGGAGATCGATGCGGGCGTGGTCTCTTTCTGCCGTCAGTACCTGCCCAACCACAATGCTGGTAGCTATGACGATCCGCGTTTTAATCTGGTGATTGACGACGGGGTTAACTTCGTTAATCAGACCACGCAGACCTTTGATGTCATTATCTCGGACTGTACCGACCCCATCGGCCCAGGCGCGTCGCTGTTTACTTCCTCCTTCTACGAAGGCTGCAAGCGCTGCCTGAATCCTGGTGGGATCTTTGTCGCGCAAAATGGCGTCTGCTTCCTGCAGCAGGATGAAGCTCTCGATAGCCATCGCAAACTGAGCACCTACTTTGGCGACGTCAGCTTCTACCAGGCCGCCATTCCGACCTACTACGGCGGGATCATGACCTTTGCCTGGGCGACGGATAACGACGTGCTGCGCCATCTCTCCACCGAAATTATCCAGGCCCGTTTCCATCAGGCGGGTCTTCAGTGCCGATACTACAATCCTGCTGTTCATACCGCAGCGTTTGCGCTGCCACAGTATCTTCAGGACGCCTTATCCACTAAGGGGGTGAGCTAA
- a CDS encoding YacC family pilotin-like protein, with product MKTFFRTILFTSLMAMCANSYALSENEAEDMADLTAVFVFLKNDCGYQNLPNGQIRRALVFFAQQNQWDLSNYDSFDMKSLGEDSYRDLSGIGIPTAKKCKALARDSLSLLAYVK from the coding sequence ATGAAGACGTTTTTCAGGACAATTTTGTTCACCAGCCTGATGGCAATGTGTGCGAACAGCTATGCGCTAAGTGAAAATGAAGCGGAAGATATGGCCGATCTGACGGCGGTTTTTGTATTCCTGAAAAATGATTGTGGCTACCAGAATTTACCCAACGGGCAAATTCGCCGCGCGCTGGTCTTTTTTGCTCAGCAGAACCAATGGGACCTCAGCAATTACGACAGCTTCGACATGAAATCTCTTGGTGAAGACAGCTACCGTGACCTGAGCGGTATTGGTATCCCTACTGCCAAAAAATGCAAAGCGCTGGCTCGCGATTCACTCAGCCTGCTCGCCTACGTGAAATAA
- the cueO gene encoding multicopper oxidase CueO, with amino-acid sequence MQRRDFLKYSVALGVASALPLWSRTVFAADRPALPIPDLLTADARSRIQLVVQSGKTAFGGHNATTWGYNGNLLGPALQLRKGKAVTVDIHNTLAEETTLHWHGLEVPGEVDGGPQGIIKAGGTRSVTFTPDQRAATCWFHPHQHGKTGHQVAMGLAGLVLIEDDESRLLRLPKQWGIDDVPVIVQDKKFTADGQIDYQLDVMTAAVGWFGDTLLTNGAIYPQHAAPKGWLRLRLLNGCNARSLNFATSDKRPLYVVASDGGLLPEPVKLNELPMLMGERFEVLVDISDGKAFDLVTLPVSQMGMAVAPFDKPHPVLRIQPLQVTASGTLQDTLTSLPALPSLEGLTQRKLQLSMNPMLDMMGMQALMAKYGDRAMAGMHHGQMMGHMNMDHGKMGGMGNMNHGDHGFDFHNANMINGQAFDMNTPMFAATKGQFERWVISGEGDMMLHPFHIHGTQFRILSENGKAPDVHRAGWKDTVRVEGGVSEVLVKFDHAAPKEFAYMAHCHLLEHEDTGMMLGFTV; translated from the coding sequence ATGCAACGTCGTGATTTTTTAAAATATTCCGTTGCGCTGGGGGTTGCCAGCGCATTACCACTGTGGAGCCGCACGGTTTTCGCGGCTGACAGACCTGCCTTACCCATCCCGGACTTACTGACTGCTGACGCCCGTAGTCGTATCCAGCTTGTTGTTCAGTCCGGTAAAACGGCCTTCGGTGGACACAACGCTACAACGTGGGGTTATAACGGCAATCTGCTTGGTCCGGCGCTTCAGCTACGTAAAGGGAAAGCCGTCACCGTTGATATTCACAACACGCTGGCAGAAGAGACGACGCTGCACTGGCACGGGCTGGAGGTACCGGGCGAGGTCGACGGCGGTCCGCAAGGGATTATTAAAGCGGGTGGTACGCGCAGCGTTACCTTTACGCCTGACCAGCGCGCCGCGACCTGCTGGTTCCACCCCCATCAGCACGGCAAAACGGGCCATCAGGTGGCAATGGGGTTGGCGGGCCTGGTGCTGATTGAAGATGACGAAAGCCGCCTGCTGCGTCTGCCTAAACAGTGGGGGATCGACGATGTACCGGTGATTGTCCAGGACAAAAAATTCACTGCTGACGGGCAGATTGATTATCAGTTGGATGTGATGACCGCGGCGGTTGGTTGGTTCGGCGACACGCTGCTCACCAATGGCGCGATCTACCCCCAGCACGCCGCGCCAAAAGGCTGGCTGCGGTTACGTCTGCTCAACGGATGTAATGCGCGCTCGCTGAATTTCGCCACCAGCGATAAACGCCCTCTTTACGTGGTGGCAAGCGACGGTGGACTGCTGCCTGAGCCGGTCAAACTGAATGAACTTCCTATGCTGATGGGTGAGCGCTTTGAGGTGCTGGTGGATATCAGCGACGGCAAAGCGTTTGACCTGGTCACGTTGCCGGTCAGTCAGATGGGTATGGCGGTTGCGCCCTTTGACAAGCCGCACCCGGTGTTGCGGATCCAGCCACTGCAGGTTACAGCATCGGGCACGCTGCAGGATACGCTGACGTCGCTCCCGGCGTTACCTTCCCTTGAAGGTTTAACCCAACGCAAGCTGCAGCTTTCCATGAACCCGATGCTCGATATGATGGGTATGCAGGCGCTGATGGCGAAATATGGCGATCGGGCGATGGCGGGGATGCACCACGGGCAGATGATGGGGCATATGAATATGGACCACGGCAAAATGGGCGGCATGGGCAACATGAATCATGGTGACCATGGTTTTGACTTCCACAACGCCAACATGATCAACGGCCAGGCGTTCGACATGAACACGCCAATGTTTGCTGCCACAAAAGGGCAGTTTGAGCGTTGGGTGATTTCTGGCGAAGGCGACATGATGCTGCATCCGTTCCATATCCACGGTACCCAGTTCCGCATTCTTTCAGAGAACGGCAAAGCGCCTGATGTGCATCGCGCGGGCTGGAAAGATACCGTCAGGGTTGAAGGAGGGGTCAGCGAGGTGCTGGTGAAATTTGACCATGCCGCGCCGAAAGAGTTTGCCTATATGGCGCACTGTCATCTGCTGGAGCATGAAGATACGGGGATGATGTTGGGGTTCACGGTATAA
- a CDS encoding glucose/quinate/shikimate family membrane-bound PQQ-dependent dehydrogenase yields MAETKSQQPRLLVTLTAAFAAFCALYLLIGGVWLVALGGSWYYPIAGLVMVGVTILLLRRKQSALWLYAALLLATMIWGVWEVGFDFWALTPRSDILVFFGIWLILPFVWRRLIVPSSGAVAALVVALLISGGILTWAGFNDPQEINGTLNAESTPAAAISQVADGDWPAYGRNQEGQRYSPLKQINADNVKNLKEAWVFRTGDLKMPNDPGELTNEVTPIKVGDMLYLCTAHQRLFALDAATGKEKWHFDPQLNSNPSFQHVTCRGVSYHEARADNASPEVIADCPRRIMLPVNDGRLFAINAETGKLCETFANKGILNLQTNMPDTTPGLYEPTSPPIITDKTIVIAGSVTDNFSTRETSGVIRGFDVNTGKLLWAFDPGAKDPNAIPSDEHTFTFNSPNSWAPAAYDAKLDLVYLPMGVTTPDIWGGNRTPEQERYASAIVALNATTGKLAWSYQTVHHDLWDMDMPSQPTLADITVNGKTVPVIYAPAKTGNIFVLDRSNGKLVVPAPEKPVPQGAAKGDYVSKTQPFSDLSFRPKKDLSGADMWGATMFDQLVCRVMFHQLRYEGIFTPPSEQGTLVFPGNLGMFEWGGISVDPNRQVAIANPMALPFVSRLIPRGPGNPMEPPKDAKGTGTESGIQPQYGVPFGVTLNPFLSPFGLPCKQPAWGYISGLDLKTNQIVWKKRIGTPQDSMPFPMPVPVPFNMGMPMLGGPISTAGNVLFIAATADNYLRAYNMTNGEKLWQGRLPAGGQATPMTYEVNGKQYVVISAGGHGSFGTKMGDYIVAYALPDESK; encoded by the coding sequence ATGGCTGAAACAAAATCTCAACAGCCGCGTCTACTGGTGACATTAACAGCGGCCTTCGCAGCTTTCTGCGCGCTGTATTTGTTAATCGGTGGCGTCTGGCTGGTCGCGCTTGGCGGCTCCTGGTACTACCCAATTGCAGGTTTGGTTATGGTTGGTGTAACCATCCTGCTATTGCGTAGAAAACAATCCGCGCTGTGGCTGTATGCTGCATTACTCCTCGCCACCATGATCTGGGGCGTCTGGGAAGTCGGGTTCGACTTCTGGGCACTGACGCCACGTAGCGACATCCTCGTGTTCTTTGGTATCTGGCTGATCCTGCCCTTCGTGTGGCGTCGCCTGATTGTGCCTTCCAGTGGTGCCGTTGCAGCGCTGGTGGTAGCCCTGTTAATCAGCGGTGGCATCCTGACCTGGGCCGGTTTTAACGACCCGCAGGAGATCAACGGTACGCTAAACGCGGAATCCACGCCTGCTGCGGCTATCTCGCAGGTGGCGGACGGTGACTGGCCTGCGTATGGTCGTAATCAGGAAGGTCAACGCTACTCCCCGCTGAAGCAGATCAACGCGGATAACGTTAAAAACCTGAAAGAAGCCTGGGTATTCCGTACTGGCGATCTGAAGATGCCAAACGATCCGGGCGAACTGACCAACGAAGTGACGCCAATTAAAGTGGGCGATATGCTTTATCTGTGTACGGCGCACCAGCGTCTGTTCGCGCTTGATGCGGCCACGGGTAAAGAGAAATGGCACTTCGACCCACAGCTCAATTCCAACCCGTCGTTCCAGCATGTCACCTGCCGTGGCGTCTCTTACCACGAAGCGCGTGCCGATAATGCCAGCCCGGAAGTCATTGCCGACTGTCCTCGCCGCATTATGCTACCGGTGAACGATGGCCGCCTGTTCGCCATCAACGCCGAAACGGGCAAGCTGTGCGAAACCTTTGCCAACAAAGGTATCCTTAATCTGCAGACCAATATGCCGGATACCACGCCGGGTCTGTATGAGCCAACCTCTCCGCCGATCATCACCGATAAAACCATCGTGATTGCTGGTTCGGTAACGGATAACTTCTCCACGCGTGAAACCTCCGGCGTCATCCGTGGTTTCGACGTGAACACCGGTAAACTGCTGTGGGCCTTCGACCCGGGCGCGAAAGATCCCAATGCGATCCCGTCAGATGAACACACCTTTACCTTTAACTCGCCAAACTCCTGGGCGCCAGCGGCGTATGACGCGAAGCTGGACCTGGTCTACCTGCCAATGGGTGTAACCACACCCGATATCTGGGGTGGTAACCGCACGCCGGAGCAGGAACGCTACGCGAGCGCTATCGTGGCGCTGAATGCGACCACCGGCAAGCTGGCCTGGAGCTACCAGACCGTTCACCACGATCTGTGGGATATGGACATGCCATCCCAGCCGACACTGGCGGACATTACCGTTAACGGCAAAACCGTTCCGGTGATTTACGCTCCGGCGAAAACCGGCAACATCTTCGTACTGGATCGCAGCAACGGTAAACTGGTTGTGCCTGCGCCAGAAAAACCAGTGCCGCAGGGTGCGGCAAAAGGCGATTACGTCAGCAAGACGCAGCCATTCTCTGACCTGAGCTTCCGTCCGAAGAAAGATCTGAGCGGTGCAGACATGTGGGGTGCCACCATGTTTGACCAGCTGGTGTGCCGCGTGATGTTCCACCAGTTGCGCTACGAAGGTATCTTCACCCCACCTTCTGAGCAGGGCACGCTGGTCTTCCCGGGTAACCTGGGAATGTTCGAATGGGGCGGGATCTCCGTTGACCCGAACCGTCAGGTGGCCATTGCCAACCCGATGGCGCTGCCGTTCGTTTCCCGTCTGATCCCACGTGGCCCAGGTAACCCAATGGAGCCACCGAAAGACGCGAAAGGCACAGGAACCGAATCCGGCATTCAGCCGCAGTATGGCGTGCCGTTTGGCGTGACGCTGAACCCGTTCCTGTCTCCGTTTGGTCTGCCGTGTAAACAGCCTGCCTGGGGTTATATCTCCGGTCTGGACCTGAAAACTAACCAGATTGTGTGGAAAAAACGTATTGGTACGCCACAGGACAGCATGCCGTTCCCAATGCCGGTTCCGGTGCCGTTCAATATGGGTATGCCAATGCTGGGTGGCCCAATCTCCACCGCCGGTAACGTGCTGTTCATCGCGGCAACCGCAGATAACTACCTGCGCGCGTACAACATGACCAACGGTGAGAAACTGTGGCAAGGCCGTCTGCCAGCCGGTGGACAGGCAACGCCGATGACCTATGAAGTGAATGGCAAGCAGTACGTTGTCATCTCTGCGGGTGGTCACGGTTCGTTTGGCACGAAGATGGGCGACTATATTGTCGCGTATGCACTGCCTGATGAAAGTAAGTAA
- the hpt gene encoding hypoxanthine phosphoribosyltransferase, whose amino-acid sequence MKHTVEVMIPEAEIKARIAELGRQITEHYKDSGSEMVLVGLLRGSFMFMADLCREVHVPHEVDFMTASSYGSGMSTTRDVKILKDLDEDIRGKDVLIVEDIIDSGNTLSKVREILSLREPKSLAICTLLDKPDRREVQVPVEFVGFSIPDEFVVGYGIDYAQRYRHLPYVGKVVLLDE is encoded by the coding sequence ATGAAACATACTGTTGAAGTGATGATCCCGGAAGCCGAGATCAAAGCGCGTATCGCCGAACTGGGTCGTCAAATCACCGAACATTACAAGGACAGCGGCAGCGAAATGGTGCTGGTCGGTCTGTTGCGTGGCTCTTTCATGTTCATGGCAGACCTGTGCCGTGAAGTGCATGTGCCACATGAGGTCGATTTTATGACCGCCTCCAGCTACGGCAGCGGCATGTCCACAACCCGTGATGTGAAAATCCTGAAAGACCTGGATGAAGATATTCGTGGCAAAGATGTGTTGATCGTTGAGGACATCATCGACTCCGGCAACACGCTGTCTAAAGTGCGCGAGATCCTGAGCCTGCGTGAACCAAAATCTCTGGCGATTTGTACGCTACTGGATAAACCTGACCGCCGTGAAGTGCAGGTGCCGGTAGAGTTCGTGGGTTTCTCGATTCCTGACGAATTCGTCGTCGGTTACGGCATTGACTACGCGCAGCGTTACCGTCATCTGCCGTATGTGGGGAAGGTGGTATTGCTGGACGAGTAA
- the can gene encoding carbonate dehydratase, whose amino-acid sequence MNNIDTLISNNALWSKMLVEEDPGFFGKLAQAQNPRFLWIGCSDSRVPAERLTGLEPGELFVHRNVANLVIHTDLNCLSVVQYAVDVLEVEHIIICGHYGCGGVQAAVENPELGLIDNWLLHIRDIWFKHSSLLGEMPQERRMDTLCELNVMEQVYNLGHSTIMQSAWKRGQKVSIHGWAYGIHDGLLRNLEVTATNRETLEQRYRSGIANLKLKHVNHK is encoded by the coding sequence ATGAACAACATAGATACACTCATCAGCAACAATGCACTATGGTCAAAAATGCTGGTGGAGGAAGACCCAGGATTTTTTGGAAAACTGGCGCAAGCCCAGAATCCACGCTTTCTGTGGATTGGGTGTTCCGACAGCCGCGTCCCGGCCGAACGCCTGACCGGCCTCGAGCCCGGCGAACTGTTTGTTCACCGTAATGTCGCCAACCTGGTGATCCATACCGACCTCAACTGTCTTTCTGTGGTTCAGTATGCCGTTGACGTTCTGGAAGTCGAGCACATCATTATTTGCGGCCACTATGGCTGCGGCGGCGTACAGGCGGCGGTCGAGAACCCGGAGCTGGGGCTCATTGATAACTGGCTGCTGCACATCCGCGATATCTGGTTCAAACATAGCTCACTGCTCGGCGAAATGCCGCAGGAGCGTCGCATGGATACCCTTTGCGAACTGAACGTGATGGAGCAGGTCTATAACCTGGGCCACTCAACGATTATGCAATCGGCGTGGAAACGCGGGCAGAAGGTCTCTATCCACGGCTGGGCGTATGGTATCCATGACGGCCTGCTGCGCAATCTGGAAGTGACTGCAACAAACCGCGAAACGCTGGAACAGCGTTACCGTTCGGGAATTGCCAACCTCAAGCTTAAGCATGTGAACCATAAATAA
- a CDS encoding ABC transporter ATP-binding protein: MAIALELEQLKKTYPGGVQALRGIDLKVEAGDFYALLGPNGAGKSTTIGIISSLVNKTSGRVSVFGYDLQKDVVNAKRQLGLVPQEFNFNPFETVQQIVVNQAGYYGVERKEALERSEKYLKQLDLWEKRNERARMLSGGMKRRLMIARALMHEPKLLILDEPTAGVDIELRRSMWGFLKDLNDKGTTIILTTHYLEEAEMLCRNIGIIQNGELVENTSMKDLLSKLKSETFILDLAAKSPLPKLEGYQYRLVDTSTLEVEVLREQGINSVFSQLSAQGVQVLSMRNKANRLEELFVSLVQDKQGDKA, encoded by the coding sequence ATGGCTATTGCACTGGAGCTTGAGCAGCTTAAAAAAACCTATCCAGGTGGCGTTCAGGCGCTACGCGGGATAGATCTAAAAGTAGAGGCCGGTGATTTTTACGCGCTTCTGGGACCGAACGGCGCGGGGAAATCCACCACGATCGGTATTATCAGCTCGCTGGTTAATAAAACGTCCGGTCGGGTCAGCGTCTTTGGTTATGACCTGCAAAAAGACGTGGTGAACGCCAAGCGCCAACTGGGGCTGGTTCCGCAGGAGTTCAACTTTAACCCCTTTGAAACCGTACAACAGATTGTAGTGAACCAGGCAGGTTACTACGGCGTTGAGCGCAAAGAGGCGCTTGAGCGCAGCGAAAAGTATCTAAAACAGCTCGATTTGTGGGAAAAGCGTAACGAACGTGCGCGGATGTTATCCGGTGGGATGAAGCGCCGTTTGATGATTGCGCGTGCGCTGATGCATGAACCAAAACTGTTGATCCTCGATGAGCCCACCGCTGGTGTGGACATCGAACTTCGTCGTTCCATGTGGGGCTTCCTGAAAGATCTTAACGACAAAGGCACCACCATTATTCTGACAACCCATTACCTCGAAGAAGCCGAAATGCTCTGCCGCAACATCGGTATCATTCAGAATGGCGAGCTGGTGGAAAACACCTCGATGAAAGACCTGCTCTCCAAGCTGAAATCAGAAACCTTTATCCTCGACCTGGCGGCGAAAAGCCCGCTGCCAAAACTGGAAGGGTATCAGTATCGTCTGGTGGATACCTCGACGCTGGAAGTGGAAGTGTTGCGTGAGCAGGGGATTAACAGCGTGTTCTCTCAGCTAAGCGCACAGGGTGTTCAGGTCTTAAGTATGCGTAACAAAGCGAACCGACTGGAAGAGCTGTTTGTCTCTCTGGTGCAGGATAAACAAGGAGACAAGGCATGA
- a CDS encoding ABC transporter permease, translating into MTHLYWVALKSIWAKEINRFMRIWVQTLVPPVITMTLYFIIFGNLIGSRIGEMHGFTYMQFIVPGLIMMAVITNAYANVASSFFSAKFQRNIEELLVAPVPTHVIIAGYVGGGVARGLCVGILVTAISLFFVPFQVHSWLFVALTLLLTAILFSLAGLLNAVFAKTFDDISLIPTFVLTPLTYLGGVFYSLTLLPPFWQALSHLNPIVYMISGFRFGFLGITDVPLFTTVAVLVVFILFFYLLCWYLIQRGRGLRS; encoded by the coding sequence ATGACGCATCTTTACTGGGTCGCGCTGAAAAGTATCTGGGCGAAAGAGATTAACCGCTTTATGCGCATCTGGGTGCAAACCCTGGTGCCGCCGGTGATCACCATGACGCTCTATTTCATCATCTTCGGCAACCTGATTGGCTCCCGTATTGGTGAGATGCACGGTTTTACCTATATGCAGTTTATCGTGCCGGGTCTGATCATGATGGCGGTGATCACTAACGCCTATGCCAACGTGGCGTCGTCATTCTTTAGCGCCAAGTTCCAGCGTAATATTGAAGAGCTGCTGGTCGCGCCTGTGCCAACGCACGTCATTATCGCCGGTTATGTCGGTGGCGGCGTGGCGCGTGGCCTCTGCGTGGGGATTCTGGTCACGGCGATCTCGCTGTTCTTTGTGCCGTTCCAGGTCCACTCGTGGCTGTTTGTCGCGCTGACGCTGCTCCTGACGGCGATCCTGTTCTCGCTGGCTGGTCTGCTGAACGCCGTGTTCGCCAAAACGTTTGACGATATTAGCCTGATCCCGACGTTCGTGCTGACGCCACTGACTTATCTGGGTGGGGTATTCTACTCCCTCACGCTGCTGCCTCCGTTCTGGCAGGCACTGTCGCACCTGAACCCGATTGTGTACATGATCAGCGGCTTCCGCTTTGGCTTCCTTGGCATTACCGATGTGCCGCTGTTTACCACGGTGGCGGTGCTGGTGGTGTTTATCCTCTTCTTCTATCTGCTGTGCTGGTATTTGATCCAGCGCGGGCGCGGTCTTCGCAGCTAA
- a CDS encoding PTS sugar transporter subunit IIA, translating to MLGWVITCHDERAQDMLDKLEAKFGPLAQCRAVNYWRGLSTNMLSRMMCDALHETDTGDGVIFLTDKSGAAPYRAAALLSHKHDCCEVISGISLPLLKMMYPQRETLTSAGFRDAIVVQGAPEVSSLWHQQQKNPPFVLLHDLYKN from the coding sequence ATGTTGGGATGGGTGATTACCTGCCACGATGAACGGGCGCAGGACATGCTGGATAAGCTTGAAGCCAAATTTGGCCCGCTGGCGCAATGCCGGGCGGTAAATTACTGGCGTGGATTGAGCACCAACATGCTCAGCCGCATGATGTGCGATGCCCTGCATGAAACCGACACCGGTGATGGCGTGATTTTTTTGACCGATAAATCGGGCGCGGCGCCTTACCGCGCAGCCGCATTGCTGAGCCATAAGCATGATTGCTGTGAGGTGATCTCGGGCATCAGCCTTCCATTACTGAAAATGATGTATCCGCAGCGTGAAACGTTAACCAGTGCCGGATTCCGTGACGCTATTGTTGTGCAGGGCGCACCGGAAGTCAGCAGCTTGTGGCATCAGCAGCAAAAAAATCCTCCTTTCGTCCTGCTTCATGACCTGTATAAGAATTAA
- a CDS encoding polysaccharide deacetylase family protein yields MFTRIVFLLLMFVSGISSASLLSQQSLPAQYMQTTEDAAIWAQVGNSVINVGNVRAGQILAVVPAAADYYEFRFGFGTGFIDKGHLEPVQGKQRVEDSLGDLNKPLSNQNLITWKDTPIYNAPSSGSAPFGTLSANLRYPILNKLKDRLNQTWFQIRIGNRLAWVSSLDAQEDNGIPVITYHHILRDEENTRFRHTSTTTSVRAFNNQMTWLRDQGYTTLTMYQLEGYVRNKMNLPAKAVVITFDDGLKSVNRYAYPILKEYGFKATAFIISSRIKRQPQKWAPKFLQFMSVSELDQMHDVFDYQSHTHFLHRVDVNHQPILLSRSYHNILFDFKRSRRDLAQFNPHVLYLSYPFGGYDEKAIKAANDAGFHLAVTTVRGKVKPGDNPFLLKRLYILRTDSLETMSRLISNQPQG; encoded by the coding sequence ATGTTCACGCGTATTGTTTTCCTGTTATTGATGTTCGTGTCTGGCATTTCTTCTGCCAGTTTACTCAGTCAGCAAAGCCTGCCTGCTCAATATATGCAAACCACCGAAGATGCGGCGATCTGGGCGCAGGTGGGGAACAGCGTCATTAATGTTGGCAATGTGCGCGCGGGGCAAATCCTGGCCGTCGTACCTGCGGCGGCGGATTACTACGAATTTCGCTTCGGTTTTGGCACGGGTTTTATCGACAAGGGGCACCTTGAGCCGGTTCAGGGGAAACAGCGCGTTGAGGACAGCCTTGGCGATCTGAATAAACCGCTGAGCAATCAGAACCTCATTACCTGGAAAGACACGCCGATCTATAACGCGCCCTCCAGTGGTAGCGCGCCGTTCGGGACGTTAAGCGCCAATCTTCGCTACCCTATACTGAACAAGCTTAAGGACCGTCTGAACCAGACCTGGTTCCAGATCCGCATCGGCAACCGTCTGGCATGGGTCAGCAGCCTGGATGCACAGGAAGACAACGGTATTCCGGTTATTACTTACCACCATATTTTGCGTGATGAAGAGAACACCCGTTTTCGTCATACCTCCACAACCACCAGCGTGCGTGCCTTTAACAACCAGATGACCTGGCTTCGCGACCAGGGCTACACCACCCTGACCATGTACCAGCTGGAAGGGTACGTACGAAATAAAATGAACCTACCCGCAAAGGCCGTGGTGATCACCTTCGATGACGGGCTGAAGTCCGTGAACCGCTATGCTTACCCGATCCTGAAAGAGTATGGATTTAAGGCGACTGCATTTATCATTTCGTCACGCATTAAGCGCCAGCCGCAGAAATGGGCGCCAAAATTCCTGCAGTTTATGAGCGTGTCGGAGCTGGATCAGATGCATGACGTGTTCGACTATCAGTCTCACACGCATTTTCTGCACCGCGTTGACGTCAACCATCAGCCCATTTTACTGAGCCGCAGCTACCACAATATTTTGTTTGATTTTAAGCGCTCACGACGCGACCTGGCGCAGTTTAACCCGCACGTGCTTTACCTCTCATATCCGTTTGGTGGCTACGACGAGAAGGCGATAAAAGCGGCGAACGATGCAGGGTTCCACCTGGCAGTGACGACGGTAAGGGGAAAGGTGAAACCGGGAGATAATCCGTTCTTACTGAAACGCCTGTACATCTTAAGAACCGATTCGCTGGAGACGATGTCGCGGCTGATCAGTAATCAGCCGCAGGGGTGA